A genome region from Solirubrobacter pauli includes the following:
- a CDS encoding nitroreductase family deazaflavin-dependent oxidoreductase, with protein MLFGQEHVDKYKATDGQEGHDWQGTQCLLLTTKGRKSGEPRELPLIYGKSGEDYLIVASKGGADEPPAWYLNLQADPTAEVQVWGDRFKARARVATPDEKAEMWKTMTAEWPAYDDYQKKTDREIPIIVLEREG; from the coding sequence ATGTTGTTCGGACAAGAGCACGTCGACAAGTACAAGGCGACCGACGGCCAGGAGGGCCACGACTGGCAGGGCACCCAGTGCCTGCTGCTGACCACCAAGGGCCGCAAGTCGGGCGAGCCGCGTGAGCTGCCGCTGATCTACGGCAAGTCAGGCGAGGACTACCTGATCGTCGCCTCCAAGGGCGGCGCCGACGAGCCGCCGGCGTGGTACCTGAACCTGCAGGCCGACCCGACCGCCGAGGTGCAGGTCTGGGGCGACCGCTTCAAGGCCCGGGCGCGCGTCGCGACGCCCGACGAGAAGGCCGAGATGTGGAAGACGATGACCGCCGAGTGGCCGGCCTACGACGACTACCAGAAGAAGACCGACCGGGAGATCCCGATCATCGTGCTGGAGAGGGAGGGTTAG
- a CDS encoding PilZ domain-containing protein: MSGERRRSWRTEIALECTLHRKTGKVIEAMTLDLGPGGMRVKANRPMAVDELFEFELPDRGRINGRARVVGERGYRIYALRFEKLGDEARAELAAVAKEASPNPPSPAR, translated from the coding sequence ATGAGCGGGGAACGGCGCCGCAGCTGGCGCACGGAGATCGCCCTGGAGTGCACTTTGCACCGGAAGACGGGCAAGGTGATCGAGGCGATGACACTGGACCTCGGGCCCGGCGGGATGCGCGTGAAAGCCAACCGCCCGATGGCCGTCGACGAGCTGTTCGAGTTCGAGCTGCCGGACCGCGGGCGGATCAACGGCCGCGCCCGCGTGGTCGGCGAGCGCGGCTACCGGATCTACGCCCTGCGGTTCGAGAAGCTGGGCGACGAGGCGCGCGCGGAGCTGGCCGCGGTCGCCAAGGAGGCGTCGCCTAACCCTCCCTCTCCAGCACGATGA
- a CDS encoding putative bifunctional diguanylate cyclase/phosphodiesterase, producing the protein MFLEAAGGVLVGGGLACVAAAVAGRRSWLVATLFAAALACAAVDAFGGSSWFHTAAGALGFAGAVTMVLERLGKPLTLSWLDFVMGGCAVGALSATTGAELGATLGASGVAAALGLARWRVSVPLAVALVGLIALGELPWLSAVPLAVAVWLREPPATPSPEFNPIVLAALLAYATSAMVLLVVGQFVSLPADAATLATVTMLTGMARAGLTVVDRLKHSHYQAVTDDLTGLGNRRQLLDALREAIAADDQEVALLLIDLDGFKELNDTLGHHAGDEVLRQIGPRLEEALEPGDTLARLGGDEFAVVLAPGDETSASATGLRLRSSLERSFSVGGIRVHIDASIGIALFPEHAQDALGLLQRADVAMYEAKRTRTGHEVYLPARDTHSRRRLELLGELRDGLAGGELILHYQPKAEIATGEVRGVEALVRWVHPRRGLLMPSDFLPLADHSGLGRSLTAFVLDRALVEIGERRADGFDLSVAVNLSPADLLDLGLPSEVARTLERHAFPASCLRLEVSEDAVMADPERSLEVLRELRAIGVATALDDFGSGHVSLGHLKHLGVDEIKIDRSFVMRLSEDARDAAIVHTTVDLGRRLGMRVVAEGVETADAWDTLAGLRCDEAQGFFLGRPMTATALAGWMRDRAAAA; encoded by the coding sequence ATGTTCTTGGAGGCGGCTGGTGGGGTGCTCGTCGGCGGGGGCCTCGCGTGCGTGGCCGCTGCTGTCGCCGGCCGGCGCTCGTGGCTCGTGGCGACCTTGTTCGCGGCGGCGTTGGCGTGCGCCGCCGTCGACGCGTTCGGCGGCAGCTCGTGGTTCCACACCGCCGCCGGCGCGCTCGGCTTCGCGGGCGCGGTGACGATGGTCCTCGAGCGCCTCGGCAAGCCGCTGACGCTGAGCTGGCTGGACTTCGTGATGGGCGGCTGCGCGGTCGGCGCGCTCAGCGCGACGACCGGCGCCGAGCTCGGGGCCACGCTCGGCGCGAGCGGCGTCGCGGCCGCGCTGGGCCTCGCCCGCTGGCGGGTGAGCGTGCCGCTCGCCGTCGCCTTGGTCGGCCTGATCGCGCTCGGCGAGCTGCCGTGGCTGTCGGCCGTCCCCTTGGCGGTCGCCGTGTGGCTGCGCGAGCCGCCCGCGACGCCCTCGCCGGAGTTCAACCCGATCGTGCTCGCGGCGCTGCTGGCGTACGCGACCAGCGCAATGGTGCTGCTCGTGGTCGGCCAGTTCGTCTCGCTCCCGGCCGACGCCGCCACGCTGGCCACCGTCACGATGCTGACGGGGATGGCGCGGGCCGGCCTGACCGTCGTCGACCGGCTCAAGCACAGCCACTACCAGGCGGTCACCGACGACCTCACGGGGCTCGGCAACCGCCGCCAGCTCCTCGACGCGTTGCGCGAGGCGATCGCCGCGGATGACCAGGAGGTCGCGCTGCTGCTGATCGACCTCGACGGCTTCAAGGAGCTCAACGACACGCTCGGCCACCACGCCGGCGACGAGGTGCTCCGCCAGATCGGGCCGCGGCTCGAGGAAGCGCTCGAGCCGGGCGACACGCTCGCGCGCCTCGGCGGCGACGAGTTCGCGGTCGTGCTCGCCCCCGGTGACGAGACGTCCGCGTCCGCCACCGGCCTGCGGCTCCGGTCGTCGCTGGAGCGCTCGTTCTCGGTCGGCGGCATCCGCGTGCACATCGACGCGTCGATCGGGATCGCGCTGTTCCCCGAGCACGCGCAGGACGCGCTCGGCCTGCTCCAGCGCGCCGACGTCGCCATGTACGAGGCCAAGCGCACCCGCACCGGCCACGAGGTCTACCTGCCCGCGCGCGACACGCACTCGCGCCGGCGCCTGGAGCTGCTCGGGGAGCTGCGCGACGGCCTCGCCGGCGGCGAGCTGATCCTGCACTACCAGCCGAAGGCGGAGATCGCCACCGGCGAGGTGCGCGGCGTCGAGGCGCTCGTGCGCTGGGTGCACCCCCGCCGCGGGCTGCTGATGCCCAGCGACTTCCTGCCGCTCGCCGACCACAGCGGGCTCGGACGCTCGCTGACGGCGTTCGTGCTCGACCGCGCGCTGGTCGAGATCGGCGAGCGGCGTGCGGACGGCTTCGACCTGTCGGTGGCGGTCAACCTCTCGCCCGCGGACCTGCTCGACCTGGGGCTGCCGTCGGAGGTGGCGCGCACGCTCGAGCGGCACGCCTTCCCGGCGTCCTGCCTGCGGCTGGAGGTCAGCGAGGACGCCGTGATGGCCGATCCGGAGCGCTCGCTCGAGGTGCTGCGGGAGCTGCGCGCGATCGGTGTCGCCACGGCGCTCGACGACTTCGGCTCCGGGCACGTGTCGCTCGGGCACCTCAAGCACCTGGGCGTGGACGAGATCAAGATCGACCGCTCGTTCGTGATGCGGCTCTCCGAGGACGCGCGCGACGCCGCGATCGTGCACACCACCGTGGACCTCGGCCGGCGGCTGGGCATGCGGGTGGTCGCCGAGGGCGTCGAGACCGCGGACGCGTGGGACACGCTCGCCGGGCTGCGCTGCGACGAGGCGCAGGGGTTCTTCCTCGGCCGCCCGATGACGGCCACCGCGCTCGCGGGCTGGATGCGCGATCGCGCTGCCGCCGCCTGA
- a CDS encoding NAD-glutamate dehydrogenase, translated as MSTGTQDVESALIESVCERVRERVAPEDVADAEAFVRQYYRRAPAADLKGREPVDLYGAALAHRTFGAGRADGEVRVRAYNPTFEQHGWQSPHTAIDVVSDDMPFLVDSVSMELSRRELGIHVLVHPVVGDESYMHIEVDRQASGFDELERAIERVLEQVRAAVDDWPQMREHMHALIDEPFPAGLDRDECEEARALLAWIADHHFTYLGYREYELTEEDSLQAVEGTGLGLLRGGSAQSTGFAKLPLAVRALAREPDPLILAKATTRSPIHRPAYLDYIGVKKFDGDGNVVGERRFLGLYTTGAYREVPANIPVLRRKAAAVRERAGFMPGSHDDKALISVIDTFPRDELFQIGVDDLYEMASGILELGERQRVRLFMRTDRYERFVSCLVFIPRDRFNTDNRIKIGRLLSEALGAESLDWGLRLTEWVLVRIHYTLHLPADVRPDYDVEALEARIVEAVRSWDDDLLDALLEECGEERGMTLYRQYGSAFPPQYRDDLLARSAVADILRIEALTDEDGLDLSLYRPLEAQGGALRCKVYRRGERVSLSDVLPMFESLGLTVTDERPYLVTPREGPPAWLYDFGLLAKGEVDVDAIRDRFHEGFERVWRGDAEQDGFNGLILAAGLDWREVMLLRAVARYLRQAGIPFSDRYMEATLLAHADVARTLIELFRARFDPDGSRGGASAIAERIEQAIDAVDSLDEDRILRGFLSVVTAMLRTNFFLPGPKPYLSFKLDPHQIPLTPRPRPKFEIFVHSPRVEGVHLRGGAVARGGLRWSDRREDFRTEILGLMKAQMVKNAVIVPVGSKGGFVMKRPGDQVVEVYKTFLSGLLDVTDNIVGNDVVPPSHVVRADGDDPYLVVAADKGTATFSDIANGVANDYGFWLGDAFASGGSVGYDHKAMGITARSAWVSVQRHFRELGVDVQAQDFTVAGIGDMSGDVFGNGMMLSPHIRLVAAFDHRHVFLDPDPDPASSLAERERLFALPRSSWDDYDRSLISEGGGVFPRTAKSIELTEQVRAALDVDAERLTPSELIQAILRAPVDLLWNGGIGTYVKAAEETHADVGDKANDPVRVNGRELRARVVGEGGNLGCTQRGRIEFAAQGGRINTDAIDNAGGVNCSDHEVNIKVLLDSVVAAGDMTVKQRNALLAEMTDAVAERVLRGSYTQTQALSLARFQASAMLDVHDRFMRDLEATGRLDRAIEALPDAEAIAERRQAGLGLTQPELAVVLAYSKITLYAALLDSDLPDDPALEGELAVYFPSPLPERYGEEMTRHRLRREIIATRVANQIVDRAGTTFMFRLREDTGATHADIARASVIARDVFDVQSLWREVEALDGAVTADTQTWMLLSGRRMVERATRWLLRTRPRPMDIGAEVARFADGVHAVSELLPGVLVEAEQAAWRDRVAGLTDAGVPEALAARVASQSVLFSALDVVEVAGGGDRGVDEVAALHFELGGRLHLHWLRDQIALLTRDTRWSTMARAALRDDLFSLHADLTREVLRYDSLEAWFEANRAAVERAQEILGEIRAGGAFDLTTLPVALREVRNLIQPRG; from the coding sequence ATGTCCACGGGAACGCAGGACGTCGAGTCGGCGCTGATCGAGTCCGTCTGCGAGCGAGTGCGGGAACGGGTGGCGCCGGAGGACGTCGCCGATGCCGAAGCCTTCGTCCGCCAGTACTACCGCCGAGCGCCAGCGGCGGACCTGAAGGGGCGCGAGCCCGTCGACCTCTACGGCGCCGCGCTCGCCCACCGCACGTTCGGCGCCGGCCGCGCCGACGGCGAGGTGCGCGTGCGCGCGTACAACCCGACGTTCGAGCAGCACGGCTGGCAGTCGCCGCACACGGCGATCGACGTCGTCAGCGACGACATGCCGTTCCTCGTCGACTCCGTGAGCATGGAGCTGAGCCGCCGCGAGCTCGGCATCCACGTGCTCGTCCACCCCGTGGTGGGCGACGAGTCGTACATGCACATCGAGGTCGACCGCCAGGCGTCGGGCTTCGACGAGCTCGAGCGCGCGATCGAGCGCGTGCTCGAGCAGGTGCGCGCCGCGGTCGACGACTGGCCGCAGATGCGCGAGCACATGCACGCGCTGATCGACGAGCCGTTCCCCGCCGGGCTCGACCGGGACGAGTGCGAGGAGGCGCGCGCGCTACTCGCGTGGATCGCCGACCACCACTTCACCTACCTCGGCTACCGCGAGTACGAGCTCACCGAGGAGGACTCGCTGCAGGCGGTCGAGGGCACCGGGCTCGGGCTCCTGCGCGGCGGCAGCGCGCAGTCGACGGGCTTCGCGAAGCTGCCGCTCGCGGTGCGCGCGCTGGCGCGTGAGCCCGACCCGCTGATCCTCGCCAAGGCGACGACGCGCTCGCCGATCCACCGGCCCGCCTACCTGGACTACATCGGGGTCAAGAAGTTCGACGGCGACGGCAACGTCGTCGGCGAGCGCCGCTTCCTCGGCCTCTACACGACCGGCGCCTACCGCGAGGTGCCGGCCAACATCCCGGTGCTGCGCCGCAAGGCCGCGGCCGTCCGCGAGCGCGCCGGCTTCATGCCCGGCAGCCACGACGACAAGGCGCTGATCTCGGTCATCGACACGTTCCCGCGCGACGAGCTGTTCCAGATCGGCGTCGACGACCTGTACGAGATGGCGAGCGGCATCCTCGAGCTCGGCGAGCGCCAGCGCGTGCGGCTGTTCATGCGCACGGACCGCTACGAGCGCTTCGTCAGCTGCCTCGTCTTCATCCCCCGCGACCGCTTCAACACCGACAACCGGATCAAGATCGGCCGGCTGCTCAGCGAGGCGCTCGGCGCGGAGTCGCTCGACTGGGGCCTGCGGCTGACCGAGTGGGTGCTCGTGCGCATCCACTACACGTTGCACCTGCCCGCCGACGTGCGGCCCGACTACGACGTCGAGGCGCTCGAGGCCCGCATCGTCGAGGCGGTGCGCTCATGGGACGACGACCTGCTGGACGCGCTGCTGGAGGAGTGCGGCGAGGAGCGCGGGATGACGCTCTACCGCCAGTACGGCTCCGCGTTCCCGCCGCAGTACCGCGACGACCTGCTCGCGCGCTCGGCGGTCGCCGACATCCTGCGGATCGAGGCGCTGACCGACGAGGACGGGCTCGACCTCTCGCTCTACCGGCCGCTGGAGGCGCAGGGCGGCGCGCTGCGCTGCAAGGTCTATCGGCGCGGCGAGCGCGTGTCGCTGTCGGACGTGCTGCCGATGTTCGAGTCGCTCGGCCTGACCGTCACCGACGAACGGCCCTACCTGGTCACCCCGCGCGAGGGTCCGCCGGCGTGGCTGTACGACTTCGGCCTGCTCGCCAAGGGCGAGGTCGACGTCGACGCGATCCGCGACCGCTTCCACGAGGGCTTCGAGCGCGTCTGGCGCGGCGACGCCGAGCAGGACGGCTTCAACGGGCTGATCCTCGCGGCCGGGCTCGACTGGCGCGAGGTGATGCTGCTGCGTGCGGTCGCGCGCTACCTGCGCCAGGCCGGCATCCCGTTCAGCGACCGCTACATGGAGGCGACGCTGCTCGCCCACGCGGACGTCGCCCGCACGCTGATCGAGCTGTTCCGCGCGCGCTTCGACCCCGACGGGAGCCGCGGCGGCGCGTCGGCGATCGCCGAGCGGATCGAGCAGGCGATCGACGCCGTCGACTCGCTCGACGAGGACCGGATCCTGCGCGGATTCCTGAGCGTGGTCACCGCGATGCTGCGCACGAACTTCTTCCTGCCCGGCCCGAAGCCGTACCTCTCGTTCAAGCTCGACCCGCACCAGATCCCGCTGACGCCGCGGCCGCGCCCGAAGTTCGAGATCTTCGTGCACTCGCCGCGGGTGGAAGGCGTGCACCTGCGCGGCGGCGCGGTCGCGCGCGGCGGCCTGCGCTGGTCGGACCGGCGCGAGGACTTCCGCACGGAGATCCTCGGCCTGATGAAGGCGCAGATGGTCAAGAACGCCGTCATCGTGCCGGTCGGCTCCAAGGGCGGGTTCGTCATGAAGCGGCCCGGCGACCAGGTCGTCGAGGTCTACAAGACGTTCCTCTCGGGCCTGCTCGACGTGACCGACAACATCGTCGGCAACGACGTCGTGCCGCCCTCGCACGTGGTGCGCGCCGACGGCGACGACCCGTACCTGGTGGTCGCCGCGGACAAGGGCACGGCCACGTTCAGCGACATCGCCAACGGCGTCGCGAACGACTACGGCTTCTGGCTCGGCGACGCGTTCGCCTCCGGCGGCTCGGTCGGCTACGACCACAAGGCGATGGGCATCACGGCGCGGAGCGCGTGGGTGTCCGTCCAGCGCCACTTCCGCGAGCTCGGCGTCGACGTGCAGGCGCAGGACTTCACCGTGGCCGGGATCGGCGACATGAGCGGCGACGTGTTCGGCAACGGGATGATGCTGTCGCCGCACATCCGGCTCGTGGCCGCGTTCGACCACCGGCACGTCTTCCTCGACCCCGACCCGGACCCGGCGAGCAGCCTGGCCGAGCGCGAGCGCCTGTTCGCGCTGCCGCGCTCGAGCTGGGACGACTACGACCGCTCGCTGATCTCCGAGGGCGGCGGCGTCTTCCCGCGCACCGCCAAGTCGATCGAGCTGACCGAGCAGGTGCGCGCGGCGCTCGACGTCGACGCCGAGCGGCTCACGCCCTCCGAGCTGATCCAGGCGATCCTGCGGGCGCCCGTCGACCTGCTCTGGAACGGCGGCATCGGCACCTACGTCAAGGCGGCCGAGGAGACCCACGCGGACGTGGGCGACAAGGCCAACGACCCCGTCCGCGTCAACGGGCGCGAGCTGCGCGCCCGGGTCGTCGGCGAGGGCGGCAACCTCGGCTGCACGCAGCGCGGGCGGATCGAGTTCGCGGCCCAGGGCGGGCGCATCAACACCGACGCGATCGACAACGCGGGCGGCGTGAACTGCTCCGACCACGAGGTCAACATCAAGGTCCTGCTCGACTCGGTGGTCGCGGCCGGCGACATGACCGTCAAGCAGCGCAACGCGCTCCTGGCGGAGATGACCGACGCCGTCGCCGAGCGCGTCCTGCGCGGCTCGTACACGCAGACCCAGGCGCTCTCGCTCGCCCGCTTCCAGGCGTCCGCGATGCTGGATGTGCACGACCGCTTCATGCGCGACCTGGAGGCCACCGGGCGGCTGGACCGCGCAATCGAGGCGCTGCCGGACGCCGAGGCGATCGCCGAGCGCCGCCAGGCCGGCCTCGGCCTCACCCAGCCGGAGCTCGCGGTGGTGCTCGCCTACTCGAAGATCACGCTCTACGCCGCGCTGCTGGACTCCGACCTGCCGGACGACCCCGCGCTCGAGGGCGAGCTCGCCGTGTACTTCCCGTCGCCGCTGCCCGAGCGCTACGGCGAGGAGATGACGCGCCACCGGCTGCGCCGGGAGATCATCGCCACGCGGGTGGCCAACCAGATCGTCGACCGCGCCGGCACCACGTTCATGTTCCGGCTGCGCGAGGACACGGGCGCCACGCACGCGGACATCGCACGCGCGTCGGTGATCGCGCGGGACGTGTTCGACGTGCAGTCGCTCTGGCGCGAGGTCGAGGCGCTCGACGGCGCGGTGACCGCGGACACGCAGACGTGGATGCTGCTCAGCGGGCGGCGGATGGTCGAGCGCGCGACGCGCTGGCTGCTGCGCACGCGCCCGCGGCCGATGGACATCGGCGCCGAGGTGGCGCGCTTCGCCGACGGCGTGCACGCCGTCTCGGAGCTGCTGCCCGGCGTGCTCGTCGAGGCCGAGCAGGCCGCCTGGCGGGACCGCGTGGCCGGGCTCACGGACGCGGGCGTGCCGGAGGCGCTGGCCGCGCGCGTGGCGTCGCAGAGCGTGCTCTTCAGCGCGTTGGACGTGGTCGAGGTCGCGGGCGGCGGCGACCGTGGGGTGGACGAGGTCGCGGCCTTGCACTTCGAGCTCGGCGGCCGGCTGCACCTGCACTGGCTGCGCGACCAGATCGCGCTGCTCACCCGCGACACGCGCTGGTCGACGATGGCGCGCGCCGCGCTGCGTGACGACCTGTTCTCGCTGCACGCCGACCTCACGCGCGAGGTGCTCCGCTACGACTCGCTCGAGGCCTGGTTCGAGGCCAACCGCGCCGCGGTCGAGCGCGCGCAGGAGATCCTCGGCGAGATCCGCGCGGGCGGCGCGTTCGACCTGACGACGCTGCCGGTGGCGTTGCGCGAAGTCCGGAATCTCATCCAGCCACGGGGGTAA
- a CDS encoding flavin reductase family protein, translating into MVFYEPDKRDRGLLPHDPFKAFVAPRPIGWVSTVGPGGEVNLAPYSYFNAVCDAPPTVMFSSAGPKDSATFAHSGGEFVWNMVTWDLREQMNLTSATLPRGENEFEHAGLEMAPSTLVAPPRVANAPVAFECKVTQVVEIVGGKNIVTFGQVVGVHLDERYVVDGIVDLTRLKPIARCGYRGDYAVVDSLFEMIRPDFDS; encoded by the coding sequence ATGGTCTTCTACGAACCCGATAAGCGCGACCGCGGGTTGCTGCCGCACGATCCGTTCAAGGCGTTCGTGGCGCCGCGTCCGATCGGGTGGGTGTCGACCGTGGGCCCCGGCGGCGAGGTCAACCTGGCGCCGTATTCGTACTTCAACGCCGTCTGCGACGCCCCGCCGACGGTGATGTTCTCCAGCGCCGGGCCCAAGGACTCGGCGACGTTCGCCCACTCGGGCGGCGAGTTCGTGTGGAACATGGTCACGTGGGACCTGCGCGAGCAGATGAACCTGACCTCGGCGACGCTCCCGCGCGGCGAGAACGAGTTCGAGCACGCCGGGCTGGAGATGGCGCCGTCGACGCTCGTCGCCCCACCGCGTGTCGCGAACGCGCCAGTCGCGTTCGAGTGCAAGGTCACGCAGGTGGTCGAGATCGTCGGCGGGAAGAACATCGTCACGTTCGGGCAGGTGGTCGGCGTGCACCTCGACGAGCGCTACGTGGTGGACGGAATCGTCGACCTGACGCGGCTCAAGCCGATCGCCCGCTGCGGCTACCGGGGCGACTACGCGGTCGTCGACTCGCTGTTCGAGATGATCCGGCCGGACTTCGACTCCTGA